The genomic segment CCAGGTTCCCCTGAACTCAGTGGTGTGTCCAAGAGGAGTGAGAGGTCAAAAGGTCACCTCACCAATGTCAGAAAAAGACCCTCCTCTCATAAAAAGAAGTAAGTTTTACTAACATTAGACTCTAACTCGCAGAAACACAGACtctctgaaattaaattaaataaagaaagtgAATTTATAAAGTAAGTGTAACCAATTAATCCTCAGTCCTAGCGTCCACTGTGGGCAGTGTAAATATTCTCTGGTGTTTCTGTCAGGAAAAAGTTGAGAAGAGAAGCTTCTCCTGCACCGAGCTCTGTGTCCATGAGGAGTGAGAGGTCAAATGGTCACCTCATCAATTTCAGAAAAAGACCCTCCTCTCATAAAAAGAAGTAAGTTTTACTAACATTAGAATCTAACTCACTGACAgattctgaaatgaaacaaaataaagaacaaCACACAAAGGTGAATATACACTCACTGAGTAGTCACcaagcagaaaaacatccaTTAATGAACAACATgtccaaccttgaggtggatgagcTACAACAAAATGCTCAGTACAACCACTCGGATACAAGCTGACACTGGGCAGCTCTAGTGGAATAATGACTTGCTATACGAGCGTACAACAATGCTTTTACATGTCAGTGCAGTTACAGGTCATgcctccagagggagctgtgcaAAGTCTGATAAATAACAGTCTGAAAAGTACGAGGAATTCTGAGAATAAGAAAaatgtgggggggggtggggatATGCTTCGGCATACATTGAGCATCAGCCCAGAACATGGGTGTGACACTGGCGGGTTACAAGGAGGTGTGTGAGTCATTgttaaaatcaaatgtattgCTTAAAGGGTATCTAATATGCTTTTCCTTATCTTCTGTCATATGTATAATGTTAAAGTCGTggatgtcattttaaatgtggtCAAAGATTCAAATAATGAGGTAAACGTGTGTAAAAGTCCCTGAGAGATAAAAGCTCAGGTGTCAGAGTGTTCTGAACACCAGGTTTCTTCTCATACAATCGTCGCCTCAGCTGGAAATGAGCATAATAGGTGCTCTTTAATGGAgattaaacatttgtttgtaaGTTAAGATATAATGGAAGCTGATATATCAGAATGCCTCCACAGAATTGACCAAGAGAGTTCAGAAGTTCTCAGTGGTCAGTCTGCCCTGCTGAATCAAATGGACCTGGACGTTGTATTTACGGTATGTAAATGTGCAAAGATACCTTTTTCCCCTGTTACAAATGTTAACTTCCATTCTATCAATGATAGTGTCCATACTGAACTTTTTAGAAATAATGCTGCTGTGTTCTATGAGTTTAGAATCgatattaaatcaaattttattttccagctgCTTGAGAAGAACATTGTCACTTTTGTGAAGAACGAGCTGAAGATGCTGCAGAGGTTTCTGACACCAGATTATGCAGAATCTGTCGAGGGGCAGAGGAACGATGAGGAAGTGATGAACAAAGAGGAGCAAGAGCAGAGGAGCACCTCAAAGGCATTTCTGAAGATCACACAGCACTACCTGaggagaatgaagcaggaggTGCTGGCTGACATtctgcagagcagtaagagGATTTTAATACCTTAAACTtgagggaaagaagaaatggGAGATGACTACATTTAACTGTCATAAGCAGCTTTAACAGTCTACACATCTCCTTAGCATGGGTTAAAGTCTGCCAGGGCCCAGTGCAGTGGAGCCTGAATGCTTCATGGCAGAGCTGCACACCAGTTCCTGAGGATTAGCTTGAAATGTCCCACAGCAGCCGCAGGTTAGAAGAATAAATCAAAGGCACCTCAGCAATTTTGGTTTGTACCGTCAGACCTCTCTCTCAGTATTGATAAGAATACCTCAGTTCAGGatatctgcagagagagagaggagcagttCAACACTAGTTTGTgcacattttaattacatttatttagaCAGTTTATGAGACTACATCTTTATAATGTGGCAGCAGTATCTCGACCtgtggacagacacacaatcatgCTGTCGGACTAGTAGGGTTGCGCTCAGGTGCAAACCTGTAGCTGACCAGCTACACTAAGCTACACAAAAGAAATGTTCCTTTCATTGTTTACTGTAACCTCTGCTCATGTaatctttgtgttgtttgctcACTCAGAATGGCCTGCTGCCAATTGCCAGCGTAAAGTCAAATCTAATCTGAAGAAGAagttcagttgtttgtttgaggGGATCGCAAAAGCAGGAAACCAAACCCTTCTGAATCAGATGTACACggagctctacatcacagagggagggactggaaAGGTCAGTAATgaacatgaggtcagacagattgaaGCAGCATCCAGGAAACCAGACAGACCAGAAACAACAATCAAAAGTCAAGACATCTTTAAATGCACAGCTGGGAGAGATAAACCTGCACGAATACTGTTGACTACAGGAGTGGCTGGTATtgggaaaacagtcttaacacagaagttcactctggactgggcGGAAGACAAAGCCAACCACAACATACAGTTCACATTCCCGTTCACTTTCAGAGAGCTGAATCTGCTGAAGGAGAAAAAGTTCAGCTTggtggaacttgttcatcacttctttactgagaccaaagaagcaggaatctgcaggtttgaagagttccaggtcgtgttcatctttgacggtctgGACGAATGTCGGCCTCCTCTGGACTTCAacaacactgagatcctgactgatgttacagaATCCACCTCAGTGcacgtgctgctgacaaacctcatcagggggaaactgcttcccTGCGCTCGCCTCTGGATAACcacacgacctgcagcagccaatcagatccctcctgaGTGTGTCGacatggtgacagaggtcagagggttcactgacccacagaaggaggagtacttcaggaagaggttcaGAGAGGGTCAGGAGCAGACCAACACAATAATTTCCCACATCAAGACCTCacgaagcctccacatcatgtgccacatcccagtcttctgctggatcactgctacagttctggaggaggtgttgaaaaccagagagggaggagagctgcccaagaccctgactgagctgtacatccacttcctggtggttcagACCAAACTGAAGAATGTCAAGTATGATGGAGGATCTGAGACAGATCCACACTGGGGTCCAGAGAACAGGAAGATGATTGAGTCTCTGGGGAAACTggcttttgagcagctgcagaaaggaaacctgatcTTCTACGAATCAGACCTGACGGAATGTGGCATCGatatcagagcagcctcagtgtactcgggagtgttcacacagatctttaaagaggagagagggctgtaccaggacaaggtgttctgcttcatccatctgagtgttcaggagtttctggctgctcttcatgtccatctgaccttcatcaACTCCGGAGTGAATCTGTtttcagaagaagaaacaaccTGCCAGAGATCTAACGCAGCCAATGTAAAATCTGACCTAAAGTGCCTTCACCAGAGTGCAGTGAATAAAGCCTTAGAGAGTCAAAATGGACACCTGGACTTGTTAATCCGCTTCTTACTGGGCCTGTCTCTGCAGACCAATCAGATTCTTCTACGAGGCCTAGTGACAGGATCAGGTGGGAGACCAGAGACCAATCAGGAAACGATTGAGTACATCAAGAAGAAGACTGGGGAGAAAgcctctgcagagagaaacataaaTCTGTTCtactgtctgaatgaactgaacgATCACTCTCTAGAGCAGGAGATCCAACAGTACCTGAGTTCAGGAAGACTTTCCAAAGAAAACCTCTCTCCTGCTCAgtggtcagctctggtcttcattTTACTATCATCAGGACAGGATATGgacgtgtttgacctgaagaaatactctgcttcagaCCTGGGTCTCCTGAGgctgctgccagtggtcaaAACCTCCAAAAAATCTGTGTAAGTTTAGAGATACTAGGTTGAATTGAATGTattgaatatacagtattttttaaaacactgccatctaggagggaaaaaaagaaataactctgttttctatcatttCCTCTCAAGGATGAGTGGCTGTAACCTATCACACAGAGGTTGTGAAGCTCTGACCTCAGTTCTCACCTGCCAGTCTTCTAGTCTGAAAGAGCTGGACCTGAGttacaacaacctgcaggattcaggagtgaagcagGTCTCAGCTGCTCTGCAGTGTTCAGATTGTAGACTGGAAACTCTCAGGTTagattattcagtttttttttcctggcctATTGCAGTGTTCACAGTAGACTGAGAAGGGATCCTTAATCTctttcacagtgtctttgtATTCACTAAACATCCTGAAGCTAAAAGCAGCTCCTAACTGACCGGATCTTTGCTTGAGGAAGCTTTGTGTAACTGgactttgaattttaattggtgttgatgttttgatgttatttgacttctctctcttcattgcTTCCTCAGGTTGAGTGGCTGTGAGCTCACAAAGAGGAGCTACAAAGCTCTAGCCTCAGTTCTCAGCTGCAAGTCGTCCAGCCTGAAGGTGCTGGACCTGAGTGACAACCACATGCTTGAATCAGATGTGAAGCTCCTCTCTGTTGAGCTGAAGAGTCCACACTGTAAACTGGAAACTCTCAGGTTGGCACACAATGACACATTCGTGTGTATTCTTGCAAAATCCCGATATTGAATAATCAAATGTAACTAGCGAAACGTAATATTGCATGTTGAATATGTTATTCACTAGAATCAAAGCACATACAAGATGAACTGATGCAAATACTGCAAATTTCCGTATTTTTTTCGTGCCAACAACATGGTTCTACAGAGGGTCAGTCAACTACAgactgaaatacctcaacaGCTTTTGAATGGATTAGCAGGAACGACTGGTTCAGTCATTCATATTCCCTCAAGATGTGTCCTATTaactttgctgctttttcatcgagcaccatcatcaggtcaaatgtGCTTTGTGTTCAGTTCATCTTCAGGGGGACATGAGTGtgtgaaccaaatttcatggcaatccatccagcagtggttgagatatttcagtcaggatCAAAGTGGTGGGCTGATTGACAAACTGACATTGCCATTCATAAAAAGTATTACattagcatggctaaaaatacaaCTAAAAATTACTCCGGTATCCTGGGCACCTCAATAACAAGTATTTCTGCTCTTACCAGACTGAATCAAACCAGCTTCTCTGAGCAATCCTGTCAAAACCTCTCATCCGTTCTGAGCTCACAGTCTTCTAGTCTGAAAGAACTTGACCTGAGTAACAAtgacctgcaggattcaggagtgaagcgGCTCTCTGTTGGACTGGGAAGTCAACACTGTAAACTGGAAACTCTCAGGTAAGAGTTCATCAGCTTGTTCACAGGATGCCTGATCTGCAACAGCAAGGCCAGTCCTATAAACGGATCTGgcattgactgactgactgagtgataaggtTTCATCATTGGTCCACTGGCCGAATATtgggagtttccccattggttgTTGTGCTTTCTAAAGCAGTGTTGCCACAAAACAACCTTTGTCACTAGATAAATTGACTTTTCAGACCTTTTTTAACGccttttttcaaaaaagcacaTGGTGGCAAATTTAGTGCCTCACAAGCGCAAGGTCTGACTATCCCTCCTTAGACACACCTCTCTATGCTGACTGCATGGCAGTTGACGTGAGGTTCTAACTTTCTAATCTGCTGTGATTTGGGTTATAGTTACTTGTAAAATAGTCActcacagtctttgtctttaactgtgtctgtgtttggtgattttgttaGACGacgttgtggttataaaatcaggatttagcatcagcttggaaatggcttggaagttaaTATGTAGTCTTAATGCGGTTAGGGTAAAAGatcttctctgtgtcactgcagcGATGACATCACTTAGCCCTCggctgtcagaggtcaggtcaggagctgccgttgccatggcaatgtgaaaatctgcccagaatttggcttctacatggcttcaaacaattgcaaattatgagaaaaccgttacttcttttcaaaaaccgaaaacaccgtgccagacactgaagccagaagtttctacagtctctattttattcagatattccttaaaatgagtgcgtaagctcagtgcgaagacagaaagagattcttttgaaaaaaaaagacgattacattaggtgtcaatgagagtgagacaggtattgctgccggactcggcacccccgtttaaattttgtgctgaccctgcctgtcaaagttacattttatgaatcccaacaactatgtctacattttgagaaagaattatttgtgtcctttttacggtttggccgtgagctcgagttaaaaataaaaataaaggttattttttactgcttcacgcactctagccaactgacgctgtcactctaactttgaagaaaaagtgatttgcactcctcctttgagtgctcacagtttgaaaagtttacatgttatataaaaacagttcctgtctttttgagagagcagaagttttcctccgttttatagtttgaatcacatttctacgtgcaggtatgagagagctgggtgactcagaaaaaaggtgaaattttgtagaaaaactgtgaaattttgtagaaaaactgtgaaattttgtagaaaaaaaggtgacattttgtgggttttaaaagaaaattccaatgcatttctaatgcattatttattcccagtattttgggaataactttgggaaaaattggaattttaacaccaaaagtcatagcacctctttcgggatcaggacgcacgttttgatgtatatattaccggggttttctcaaagctgcgggacgagatacgcgccaaaatttggcggaagaataataataagtatgAGGAATATTAAAAGATgatctcagctattctagctgtagaggattgcctcggagctgagcacccgtggcactaattattTACATCAATGTTCGTTTGTAGGTTGTCAGGCTGTCAGatcacagaggaaggctgttcttctctggcctcagctctgacgTCCAACCCCTCGCACCTTAGAGAGCTGGACTTGAGCTACAATCATCCGGGAGACTCAGGAGGGAAGCTGCTCTCTGATGGACTGGAGAATCCACAATGGAAACTGGAAAAACTCAGGTATGAAGAGGCTGTTCTTCATATCTGTTCCCAGTGGCAGTGTTAGAGCAGGGAACTAAGTGGCTAATTTATGTTTTGCCATCGATGTTTTATTAGTTTGTGCTGTATGTGCCTGGATATCAAAGTTTTACTTGGACAAAAcaccataactcaagaattcatacgcTGTTTATGATACAATTTTAACACaaacaggataaaatgatgacattttataaccaaaaggtcaaagatcaacttcactgtgacataatgttctgcaaaaacccATTTCTGACCATTCAACAATGTAACTCAGGAAGaaaaggggagattgtgaccatatttcctgcaacttgactggtttctggaggcatacaaccatgaggtggtaattctagcTGAAGCTCACTTACTCACTGAAGCAGCATAGTGTATATAACTGGGGAGGATATATTCTGCTGCTTGAACCATGTGTTTGACGTTGATGAGTTTAAGTGTGCGATTGTTATAAGTTGATGCATATATGTTTGAGAGAATTTGAAGAGCAATTTGAAGGCCATGTTTCCATGAGTGTGGACGCATTACCCTGATCTCTCTCATTTCAGGCTGGACCATTGTGGAGAAGAATTGCTGAAACCAGGTCTGAAAAAATGTAAGTGTTTTTCATAGAGAGAATGCGAcatatatttattcttttactttgaaatctcACCTCAAAGcatacaacatacaaacactgagttgtcagtttattagaaacacctagccaaaacaaattaaagtccCACCTGGAAATCTTtgttaaatttggcacaaacattaactTAGACTCTGGGGTTaactgataagattttggtgttcaaaggtcaTGGTCTGTATTGTGCATAGTGAACACAGTGCACTGATGAACTGCTCATAATTTATTGGATTATAAACTTCTACCGATTTATATCTTGGTCTCACCATCAGATGCATGTGAACTCACTCTGGACCCCAACACAGCGCACAGAAACCTCaaactgtctgaaaacaacagatcggtgatgaagatgaaggacGCCATGACATACTCTGATCACCCAGACAGATTTAACTGCTGCCAGCTGCTGTGTAGAGAGAGTCTGAGCGGCcgctgttactgggaggtcgaGTGGGAAGGACTGGTTGATATAGCAGTGACTTACAGAGGAATACGAAGAGGGAACATGCCTGACTGCAGGTTTGGAGGGAATGACAAGTCCTGGAGTCTGTACTGCTCCGATGGTAATTACTCGGTGTGGCACAACAACCGAGAAACTGTCATAcacccacctccctcctctgtctttagCAGAGTAGCATTACATCTGGACTGGCCTGCTGGCACTCTGTCCTTCTATGGCGTCTCTTGGGACAAACtgatccacctccacaccttcagctgcacattcactGAACCTCTCTACCCTGGGTTTGGAGTAGGGACCTCAGTGTATCTGTGTGAGATGTAAGaaggagttgttgttttttaactcTTGTGTAGACAGGCAGTCACCCACCCCACTGCCGCATCCCCAAACATGTAGATGCATTTTGTGTCATAAATGCCACCCCTCTTTCTGAGTGTCATAACCAGACCGGTTGTGTGCCAGTTGTTCCTTATTCATTTAAAGCTCTTGCGCTTACTGcctttgttccttttttcctgtttgtgtttttcaaatttcCACAGGATGACTTTTAAAGCCAGGGTGAAAGCTGAAATAAGCTTATTTGATTAAAGTATTTAGATTaatattatttctattttcttggGTTGGTTGGGAGTGTAAATGGGAAACGGAGGGTGGTAAGGGAAAGAATAAGTATGATTGTAATTTTTAGCATCACCAAGTGACCATACACCCAGTAGCATAATAcagttatattttatattaagtgTGGAAAATTTGCAGGGTATAtgaatgtgtatttttcatAGTCTTGCCAAACTATTTCCTAAATCCTGTATCTTCCAAGTTAAACCGTTCCATGTTTAATTCTGTATGTTTACTACAAATAAAGATCTATTACTGTATCAATTGTGAGTCATCATGGACTTGATCTTGTTACCTTTTGTCATTGAAGACACAAATCCTTCACTCCACAGCCATCTTCACTTTGCCCTCCATGCCTTATTCCATCCCTTTTAATATGTGTAATCTTGTCCCAGTAATGTGCAAGAGATGTTCAAAGAGAGCAGGTTGTGTCACCTGTCACCCACCAATGAGTCCTCTTGAGTTTccaaaaaattacattttcacttgTCTCCAAAAACGACCTTGGCTTATCCAGATGTTGTtctgcagacacactgactTATCAAAAGGTAAGATCACAGGTAAGATTTCCTTCTCGTGACTCCTCCATGCAGACCCTTTTTGTGGTTAAACACTGCACCACACTACTCCTTCCTGCAGCTCTTTGcagtcatgtttatttgtttatttgaaggTTTTCTTGGTCTTCCACATCTTGTCTTGACTGATTATCTGCTATTTCTGTAGTGACATTTCAGACAGTGGAAATTTCAAGTTGGAAATGCtttgatatctttttttatAGGTTCCTGTTTTGTAGCATcacataatttcatttttcagagtCAGTCAGTTGCTTATAGGAGCCCATGGTTGCTGAGTATCACCACAAGTGACAGGTTTCACCTGCCTTACAAGTCCTAAGGTGTCAATTAAGCCCAAATGAATTGAAGTTCtgagtgttttaatgtgtttaaatttaAGTAGAAGGGTCCCCAAACTTTTGCAAATGCCACAATTTGTTGAATTgatgttttatacattttaagctgcattaacatttaagaaaagttcattatttcatgttgtatttatttaatttcacttaaaaaagaaaagaaaaacagtggcCAAAATATAGAAAATGAGACTCTTACTTTTCAAACTGGGAAaggtttaaacatttaaataaatcaaaactgaaTAACACAGTTTATTCAAGTACAACAAATAAGTGGAATATAAGCACATGGACTGgaaacataaagaaagaaaaatatgttattgtattttatctaattttatttcatttctcatgTCCATTTGAGTTTACTGTCCATTTAAAAGCGGCGACGTTAAGAAGTGACTTTACGGAAGCAGGGGAGACTTTTACCTAACATTTGCTAACATTTGTCCGTGTGAGctaattttaaatttttgtaaCACCCAGCATTGAACATACATCACATTTCTACCTGACgtttccaataaaaaaaaaaaaacgtcaccTTTGTACAAAACTTATTCAAATCAAACGTTACCTCGACAGCGCTCCACCCCTCCGGCCCGTAATAGTTTCGTCCGTGTCTCCCCAGCATCAAACGCACATGTTGGGTGTGTTGTGCAGAGGATTGCGCTGATATTACGGCAAATATTGAAGCTCTGAGGGCTGTCACGCCGCGGTTTCCTCtccacagaccacacacacaagggaATAAGTGTCACAGCCACTGAGAAATACTTTAAAAATTCACAGTCATCGCAGGAAACACTTGCAGGTGTGCGGGCGAGGAGGCTGACACGCGTCTCAGCGTGGCTGCGGGCTGCTACTGTCGGGACTCCACCGGACTGAAGGTACGTTCACCGACAACACAtgctgtcattgtgtgtgtgtgttaaaccaGCCGGGAGTCTGTTTTATTAAACCGACCCTCAGTCCAGCCTGTAGTTGTGTGTCAAAGCGGTTGTTGGAGTCGGTTTCGCCGGTTAGCAGCGCTCCGTTAGCTCTCAAAtcagctgtcagcagctccATGTGAGACTCCAGCTGTTCAACCGGATAACGGCTCGGtgggaaaatataaaatgaaccGGATGtgggggaaagaaagaagacgGTTCAGGGCTTTAATGGTCAGTTCTGACCCGGGTGGGGGTCTCGACATGGAGACAGCAGAGCGGAGGACGCTGAGTTAGCCGCCGGGTGCTGAACAGTGCCACGTAGCTAGCCGGTGAAGTTCTGCACAATCACTGCAGGAGGCTGCGTCTCATTCATGgcatgatggtgatgatgatgatgatggtgatgataatggGGGGACACTCTCAGCAGACAGTGCAGGAAGAAGCAGCCTTTATCTTAAATAAATGCACCTTTACAACCATGTAAAAAATAGTTAAATAGATCATTAAATGATCTACACAGGTGGCACTTCATTATGGCCTCATTAACCTTCTGGAGGGGCCCTGGGGCAAAAGGACCCCTGGTAGTTTCATTAGTTACCCAGGCACCCAGAAACCAACCTGTGCCCCAGAGCTGAAATGACTAATTGATTAGACAATTGATaatgataattgattaatcatctTCCTCTCATAGTAAACTCTAAATTTGGGGAGTTAATTTGAGCTCCTGGAAATAATAATGTCCACTTTTCAATATTATTTTGCCACttttataaactaaaacaatcaatttatcaaagaaaataattgtcagatggACTGATTATGAGAGTAATTGTTGGTCGCAGCCTTACGGCACTGCTTTGATGGATTAATACGACCTCAGCCGAGGTTTTCTCTGCGTTAATTACTTTGTCTCGCAGACAAAAATGAAGCAGTGTGATAAAACACAAGTTTACAGCAAATAAGATCAATATAAACTTAAACAATGAAGGTCCTCAACAAGACAAGGATACAAGATGGAGGATTAAGGAGCCGTCAGTGCTACAAATGTTCAGCAAATTTGAAGTTAATCAAATAATATTGACCAACTTCAGAGCACCAacgacgtgtgtgtgtgtgtgtgtgtgtgtgtgtgtgtgtgtgtgtgtgtgtgtgtgtgtgtgtgtgtgtgtgtgtgtgtgtgtgtgtgtacacaaacaATTAGACTTTTTGCCTGTTTTGAAAAGCTGCACCTATTATTATGATCGACTAATttgccagttattttcttgattaactcATTAATGATTTGGTTTATAAAAAAATTTTCTTTGTGAAAATACGTTttataaaaatctgaaattattCAGTTCAAAACGAGAAGCAGGAACTTTTTTTGCTTCTAAAAGACTGAAACTGATTGtgattatcaaaacagctgctgataCGTTTTCTGCCGATCAAACAATGGATTAATCGACTGATCATTGCAGCTCTAGTTTTCTTTAAACAATGCCTATTTTGTTCAATgaccaggtcaaaggtcaacggTTACATCGACTTgcacattttacaaaaacaaaaacaagtgtcaCAATCTAGCTGGTGAAATATTTCTCAGCTGATGTATAAACCCTTCATTTCCCTTTATTCCAAAcctgtcctccatcttttccCATCAGGCTTTGAGGCTCGCCGAGCGACGCCATGAGCTCCAGGGTGTGTAAGAACTGCGGCGGCTCGGACATCGATGTGGACCATGCGCGCGGCGACGCCGTCTGCATGGGCTGTGGCTCCGTGCTGGAGGACAACATCATCGTGTCCGAGGTGGAGTTCGTGGAGACGGGAGGCGGAGGGTCATCGGCCGTCGGACAGTTTGTCTCTTCACAAGGTGAGGATGACGAGCTGAGCCGCCGGGTCACATGACACGTTGATGAGGTCAGGTGACTCGACCTCGACATGTGAGATCATTGATTCAAATTTAAACCTTTAGGATTTTGTTCTAACATCAGTGTAGATCAGTCGCGTGTGAATTCTCCTCCACTGTTAAccactaggactcaaggat from the Seriola aureovittata isolate HTS-2021-v1 ecotype China chromosome 13, ASM2101889v1, whole genome shotgun sequence genome contains:
- the LOC130179769 gene encoding NLR family CARD domain-containing protein 3-like, with amino-acid sequence MSMSSDEAMDHPTFRKRHRSDEQSTFLFSENDTEEDVSTDDGYIVPSSDHRVPLERPGSPELSGVSKRSERSKGHLTNVRKRPSSHKKKKKLRREASPAPSSVSMRSERSNGHLINFRKRPSSHKKKIDQESSEVLSGQSALLNQMDLDVVFTLLEKNIVTFVKNELKMLQRFLTPDYAESVEGQRNDEEVMNKEEQEQRSTSKAFLKITQHYLRRMKQEVLADILQSKWPAANCQRKVKSNLKKKFSCLFEGIAKAGNQTLLNQMYTELYITEGGTGKVSNEHEVRQIEAASRKPDRPETTIKSQDIFKCTAGRDKPARILLTTGVAGIGKTVLTQKFTLDWAEDKANHNIQFTFPFTFRELNLLKEKKFSLVELVHHFFTETKEAGICRFEEFQVVFIFDGLDECRPPLDFNNTEILTDVTESTSVHVLLTNLIRGKLLPCARLWITTRPAAANQIPPECVDMVTEVRGFTDPQKEEYFRKRFREGQEQTNTIISHIKTSRSLHIMCHIPVFCWITATVLEEVLKTREGGELPKTLTELYIHFLVVQTKLKNVKYDGGSETDPHWGPENRKMIESLGKLAFEQLQKGNLIFYESDLTECGIDIRAASVYSGVFTQIFKEERGLYQDKVFCFIHLSVQEFLAALHVHLTFINSGVNLFSEEETTCQRSNAANVKSDLKCLHQSAVNKALESQNGHLDLLIRFLLGLSLQTNQILLRGLVTGSGGRPETNQETIEYIKKKTGEKASAERNINLFYCLNELNDHSLEQEIQQYLSSGRLSKENLSPAQWSALVFILLSSGQDMDVFDLKKYSASDLGLLRLLPVVKTSKKSVMSGCNLSHRGCEALTSVLTCQSSSLKELDLSYNNLQDSGVKQVSAALQCSDCRLETLRLSGCELTKRSYKALASVLSCKSSSLKVLDLSDNHMLESDVKLLSVELKSPHCKLETLRLNQTSFSEQSCQNLSSVLSSQSSSLKELDLSNNDLQDSGVKRLSVGLGSQHCKLETLRLSGCQITEEGCSSLASALTSNPSHLRELDLSYNHPGDSGGKLLSDGLENPQWKLEKLRLDHCGEELLKPGLKKYACELTLDPNTAHRNLKLSENNRSVMKMKDAMTYSDHPDRFNCCQLLCRESLSGRCYWEVEWEGLVDIAVTYRGIRRGNMPDCRFGGNDKSWSLYCSDGNYSVWHNNRETVIHPPPSSVFSRVALHLDWPAGTLSFYGVSWDKLIHLHTFSCTFTEPLYPGFGVGTSVYLCEM